One stretch of Paenibacillus sp. AN1007 DNA includes these proteins:
- a CDS encoding M20 family metallopeptidase, with protein MKQSEFIRLAQPLQTKLSAWRRDLHRHPEIGYEEHRTSAIVAEHLEQLGLEVTRHVGKTGVTGLLRGETDGPTFALRADMDALPIEDQKTVEYRSTVSGKAHLCGHDAHTSILMGAAELLTSLGRPKSGNIKFIFQPAEEGLAGARSMIQDGVLENPKVDAIAGLHMTPSQDTGTVGVSQGVAFASADPLVIKIVGQGGHAARPHEGIDAIAVSAQVITALQNVASRMVDPLEPVVVTIGKITGGYMGTAIAPEVEMIGTVRTLSPAVRERMPAMIQQVVGGICSSFGAECEVIYGDGYPVVVNDLGMVDLLTEVCEEVNAQKGWSYIKPSTGGEDFAFYCEHVPGVFFRLGSGSEEERTRYPLHHPKFDLDETVMPYGVGLLSAIALEFLARNTTSKGEEAQ; from the coding sequence ATGAAACAATCCGAATTCATCCGGCTGGCACAGCCGCTGCAGACCAAATTAAGTGCCTGGCGCAGAGATTTACACCGCCATCCCGAGATTGGTTACGAAGAACATCGCACCTCTGCGATTGTTGCTGAGCACCTGGAGCAGCTTGGACTGGAGGTCACACGTCATGTTGGAAAAACCGGAGTAACGGGTCTGCTTCGCGGAGAGACAGATGGCCCGACCTTCGCCCTTCGAGCTGATATGGATGCTCTGCCTATTGAAGATCAAAAGACAGTTGAGTATCGTTCGACAGTAAGCGGCAAGGCTCATCTCTGTGGTCATGATGCACATACCTCGATTCTGATGGGGGCAGCCGAGCTGCTCACGAGTCTTGGAAGGCCCAAATCAGGAAATATCAAATTTATTTTTCAGCCTGCGGAAGAGGGACTTGCCGGTGCAAGATCCATGATTCAGGATGGGGTGCTTGAGAATCCTAAGGTGGATGCGATTGCTGGCCTCCACATGACACCAAGTCAGGATACGGGAACAGTGGGGGTGAGCCAGGGGGTTGCCTTTGCATCAGCTGATCCGCTTGTTATCAAGATTGTTGGTCAGGGAGGTCACGCGGCCCGTCCGCATGAAGGCATCGATGCCATTGCCGTATCAGCCCAAGTCATCACCGCACTGCAGAACGTAGCCAGCCGTATGGTTGACCCGCTCGAACCTGTCGTCGTCACCATTGGCAAAATTACCGGAGGTTACATGGGGACTGCCATTGCGCCAGAAGTGGAGATGATCGGAACGGTTCGTACGTTATCTCCAGCAGTGCGTGAACGCATGCCGGCTATGATTCAACAAGTGGTAGGCGGCATATGCAGTTCGTTTGGAGCCGAATGTGAAGTGATCTATGGCGACGGTTATCCAGTTGTTGTGAATGATCTTGGCATGGTTGATCTGCTGACCGAAGTCTGTGAAGAGGTTAATGCGCAGAAGGGGTGGAGTTACATCAAACCGTCAACAGGCGGTGAAGACTTTGCGTTTTACTGCGAACATGTTCCAGGAGTGTTTTTCCGGTTAGGGTCCGGCAGTGAAGAGGAGCGCACACGTTACCCGCTTCATCATCCGAAGTTTGATCTTGACGAGACGGTTATGCCTTATGGTGTAGGCCTGCTGTCCGCAATAGCACTTGAATTTTTGGCAAGGAATACAACTTCCAAGGGGGAAGAAGCACAATGA
- a CDS encoding FadR/GntR family transcriptional regulator, whose translation MSNPFSFRFEKVSTKKVSEFIREQLEEAIILKELMSEEQLPAERDLAEMFDVSRITVREALSALEDKGLIEKRVGAKGGTFVLPLTVNSHKRTREEIKKGWAQMLKVFEYRTIIEPEAAFLAAERITAGELEQLQNYVEQSVEPDCTREWFRALDVKFHLTIAKASGNPYCETAVRQIRTKINPALDLMPYDERIRSVNYEVHMEILEALKSRDSIRSRDTMKRHIEFSADAIYARLVSESKEQERNDT comes from the coding sequence ATGTCTAATCCATTCTCCTTTCGTTTCGAAAAAGTATCGACTAAAAAGGTTAGCGAATTTATTCGGGAGCAGCTGGAGGAAGCTATTATTTTAAAAGAGCTGATGAGTGAGGAGCAGTTACCCGCTGAACGGGATTTGGCCGAGATGTTTGATGTGAGCCGCATTACGGTTCGCGAGGCGCTCTCCGCGCTGGAAGACAAGGGACTGATCGAGAAAAGAGTAGGCGCAAAAGGCGGAACATTTGTGCTGCCGCTAACGGTCAATTCTCATAAACGTACGCGGGAAGAGATCAAAAAGGGCTGGGCTCAGATGCTCAAGGTGTTTGAATACCGAACGATTATTGAGCCAGAGGCAGCTTTTCTGGCTGCTGAGCGGATCACCGCAGGCGAACTGGAACAGCTGCAGAACTATGTGGAGCAAAGCGTCGAACCCGATTGCACAAGGGAATGGTTCAGGGCACTGGATGTAAAATTTCATCTGACCATTGCTAAAGCATCTGGTAATCCATACTGCGAAACAGCGGTCAGACAGATTCGAACCAAGATTAATCCGGCACTGGATTTAATGCCATACGACGAGCGAATCCGCTCGGTAAACTATGAGGTACATATGGAGATTCTTGAAGCACTGAAGTCACGTGACAGCATCAGATCCCGGGATACGATGAAAAGGCATATCGAGTTTTCGGCTGATGCGATCTATGCCCGGCTTGTGTCTGAATCGAAGGAACAGGAAAGGAATGACACCTAA
- a CDS encoding glycosyltransferase: MARVHTYPGVSIIVCTNRPQFLNNILQNYRRQRYKSKELILILNLDRMNMRLVQKKIQKYKHVHVYRVPERISLGQCLNAGITRARCSLIAKMDDDDYYSPYYLQEQVGALRRTESDIVGKHSCLVYLEASRSLLMRSPGENNKPVEFVQGGTLLFRKKVLKRVRFTDRSVGEDVTFLRQCRKRGYKTYATSPYNYVYLRRQNKASHTWRAEDQFYLEGSERLAVTGHFRPFADKK, from the coding sequence ATGGCCAGAGTCCATACGTATCCGGGAGTATCCATTATTGTTTGCACCAATCGGCCGCAATTTCTTAATAACATTCTGCAGAATTACCGGCGTCAACGCTACAAAAGTAAAGAACTCATCCTTATTCTGAATTTGGACCGCATGAACATGCGTTTGGTACAGAAAAAGATACAGAAATACAAGCATGTCCACGTATACCGGGTGCCGGAGCGCATATCGCTTGGGCAGTGTCTGAATGCCGGGATCACGCGGGCTCGCTGTTCACTCATTGCGAAGATGGATGATGACGATTATTACTCTCCTTACTATCTGCAAGAACAAGTAGGTGCACTCCGCCGAACCGAAAGTGATATTGTGGGCAAACACTCTTGTCTGGTCTATCTGGAAGCTTCTCGAAGTTTATTAATGAGATCGCCTGGCGAGAACAACAAACCAGTAGAATTTGTGCAGGGAGGTACGCTGTTATTTAGAAAAAAGGTTTTAAAACGAGTCCGCTTCACCGATCGATCTGTCGGAGAGGATGTAACGTTTCTCAGACAGTGCAGGAAGAGAGGATACAAGACGTATGCGACCTCACCTTACAACTATGTATATCTACGCAGACAGAATAAAGCGAGCCATACCTGGAGAGCAGAGGATCAGTTCTATCTCGAAGGAAGCGAGCGTCTCGCTGTGACTGGTCATTTCAGACCTTTTGCAGATAAAAAATGA
- a CDS encoding Gfo/Idh/MocA family oxidoreductase has product MSKVYRIGIIGCGGIANGKHLPSLSKLVNVELAAFCDIEEERAAEAKKQYGSADAEVYTDYLELLKDESLDIVHVLTPNISHAEISIAALEAGKHVMCEKPMAKTAAEAQLMLETAERTGKKLTIGYNNRFRQDSMVLKQLCEAGELGSIYFAKAHAIRRRAVPTWGVFLDEEKQGGGPLIDIGTHALDLTLWMMNNYQPKVVLGTTHHELSQRENAANAWGPWDPQKFTVEDSAFGMIVMENGATIMLESSWALNSLDVDEAKCSLSGTEAGADMKNGLRINGEKFSRLYTNEIELSSGGVDFYEGQSEQAPDVEMRKWIEAIDNDVEPVVTPKQALVVSQILEAIYESARTGKAVYFDNNGKD; this is encoded by the coding sequence ATGAGCAAAGTGTATCGTATTGGCATTATTGGCTGCGGCGGGATCGCAAACGGCAAACATCTGCCAAGTCTGAGTAAACTGGTGAATGTTGAACTGGCTGCTTTCTGTGATATTGAAGAAGAGCGCGCTGCAGAGGCGAAGAAGCAGTATGGATCAGCTGATGCAGAGGTATACACGGATTACCTGGAGCTGCTGAAGGACGAATCACTGGATATCGTGCATGTGCTGACACCGAACATCTCCCATGCGGAGATTTCGATTGCGGCACTTGAGGCAGGAAAACATGTTATGTGTGAGAAACCGATGGCGAAGACGGCGGCTGAAGCCCAGCTTATGCTGGAGACTGCAGAACGTACGGGTAAGAAATTGACCATTGGCTACAATAACCGCTTCCGTCAGGACAGCATGGTTCTGAAGCAGCTGTGCGAAGCAGGAGAGCTTGGTTCGATTTATTTTGCCAAAGCCCATGCCATTCGCAGAAGAGCCGTGCCGACTTGGGGTGTATTTCTGGATGAAGAGAAACAAGGCGGCGGACCGCTGATTGATATCGGAACACATGCACTCGATCTGACATTGTGGATGATGAATAATTACCAGCCCAAAGTTGTTCTTGGCACCACGCATCACGAACTTTCACAGAGAGAAAATGCTGCAAATGCGTGGGGGCCGTGGGACCCTCAGAAATTCACGGTTGAAGATTCGGCTTTTGGTATGATTGTAATGGAAAACGGGGCAACCATCATGCTTGAATCCAGCTGGGCACTGAACTCGCTTGATGTGGATGAGGCCAAGTGCAGTCTGAGCGGCACCGAGGCAGGCGCGGATATGAAAAACGGGCTTCGAATCAATGGCGAGAAATTCAGCCGTCTGTATACCAATGAAATAGAACTCAGTTCAGGCGGCGTGGACTTCTACGAAGGACAGTCGGAACAAGCCCCGGATGTCGAGATGCGCAAGTGGATCGAAGCGATCGATAACGATGTGGAGCCAGTGGTAACACCAAAGCAGGCGCTGGTAGTATCGCAGATTTTAGAGGCGATCTATGAGTCTGCGCGTACGGGCAAGGCCGTTTACTTCGATAATAACGGGAAAGATTAA
- a CDS encoding AraC family transcriptional regulator, producing MSLYPYEKMLDRQDLLERLDITVVWGHYEIRVLRFHLTTFPAGRIVDFHNHAEYEFHLIPRGRGRVIIDDQSHALSEGMLYLTGPGVVHYQEAAADQAMDELCLHVDIVHRPREHVDPWEAAESEETMEKLRTLPHIPVQDYHRAMLCFLEAYEACDHKMVGYYTSIKQLVVSILLKTVRAYDTGGIRAEVPVRDMTLYRYDYAVQYMEANHASAVTLEHVAEKLHISSRQLQRIFYQVKPDMPFSRVLEDIRLRAVCRNLQESSVSIEQIALASGFNNANYLHAVFRKRLGMTPSAFRKMKQPILK from the coding sequence TTGAGTCTGTATCCGTATGAGAAAATGCTCGATAGGCAGGATCTTCTGGAGCGGCTTGATATCACTGTGGTATGGGGACACTACGAAATTCGGGTGCTGCGTTTTCATCTGACGACGTTCCCCGCAGGGAGGATTGTGGATTTCCATAACCATGCGGAGTATGAGTTCCATCTGATTCCCAGAGGCAGAGGCAGGGTGATTATCGATGATCAGTCTCATGCACTCTCTGAAGGCATGCTCTATCTGACAGGACCTGGTGTTGTTCATTATCAGGAGGCAGCTGCCGATCAAGCCATGGATGAACTATGTCTTCATGTCGACATTGTTCATAGACCACGAGAACATGTCGATCCATGGGAGGCGGCGGAATCGGAGGAGACGATGGAAAAACTGCGCACTCTACCACACATCCCGGTTCAGGATTACCACCGGGCCATGCTTTGTTTTCTCGAAGCGTATGAGGCTTGTGACCACAAAATGGTCGGATATTATACTTCAATTAAACAGCTGGTCGTCAGCATTCTGCTTAAAACGGTTCGAGCTTATGATACCGGCGGTATCCGTGCAGAAGTACCGGTACGGGATATGACGCTGTACAGGTATGATTATGCCGTCCAGTATATGGAGGCCAACCACGCTTCTGCTGTAACGCTGGAGCATGTGGCCGAGAAACTGCATATCAGCAGCCGTCAGCTGCAGCGTATTTTCTATCAGGTGAAGCCGGATATGCCGTTCAGCCGTGTGCTGGAGGACATTCGCCTGCGTGCAGTGTGCCGTAATCTGCAGGAGAGTTCGGTGTCGATCGAACAGATCGCGCTGGCCTCCGGTTTTAACAATGCTAACTATTTACATGCCGTGTTTCGCAAGCGCCTCGGGATGACTCCGTCGGCCTTTCGCAAAATGAAACAACCTATACTAAAGTGA